The window AAACCGGCAGATTTGTCATCACGGGCTCCAGCCAGTTCTCGTTTGTCAAGGGGATCACTGAAAGTCTGGCAGGAAGGATAGGCCTGTTATCTCTGCTACCTTTCCAGTTCAGTGAGATTCCGCAAGGACTTCGGGCGGAAGCTGTTTACAGTGGTTCATACCCCGAAGTGGTCAGAACGGGTTACCAGAATGCACATGACTGGTATTCATCCTACCTGGAGACATTTGTTCTCCGCGACGTCAAATCGTTGGTAAACATAGGCGATCTGCGCGATTTCAGGCAGTTCCTTACCATGCTTGCAGCCCGGACATCCCAATTATTGAACTATTCTGAGCTCTCCAGGTCCATCGGTGTGTCGGTCTCCACAATCAGACGTTGGATTTCTGTACTCGAGGCCGCTTATATTATTTTTCTTCTGCCTCCCTGGTACCGGAACCTTGGAAAAAGGATTATCAAAAGCCCTAAAGTTTATTTCTATGATACCGGTCTTGTTTGTTTACTCACGGGAGTAACTACGAAGGAATTATACCACAAGGGTCCTATGGCCGGTAGCATATTCGAAAATTATATCGTCGCTGAAATAATAAAAAACCTTGTGCATTCGCATTCCTCTGACCAAATGTTTTTTTACAGGACAAGCCATGGAGAGGAAATTGACCTCATCATTGACCGGATATCCGGAAAACAGGTGATTGAAATTAAAAAAACGGCTACATTCCGGACTCAAATGGTTCGCAATATAGAAAAGATTCTCGGGCCGGAAGACATGGGATTTTTAATCTACGAAGGAAATAATTTCCCCTATAACAGTAACATCCAAATAATGCAGTACGCACAGTATCTGACTGAATAAATCTGGGACTCAATCTGCCTTGGGCGGATGGAACCCCAAAGCTATATCCGCCCCGGTCGGATTCTGAAATACCTTCAGCCCAAAATAGGGTATTATGGCCAGCACATGATTCATGATCTCTCCCTGAATCTCCTCATAGTCCTTCCATTCCTGAATCTTGCTGAATGCATAAACCTCTACAGGCAGTCCTGTATTTAACGGTTGCAATTGCCGGACAACAAGCGTATTCTCCTTGCTGATGTCATCATCCAACTTAAGATATTCCTTCAGATAGACCATAAATATATTCAGATTGGTCAGAGACCTCTGATGCATGATCTGCAGATGTTTCCCATCATCACGAATGGATTGTTCATCAATCTCCTTTTGATGAGATTCAATATATTCCTTAAGCAGGGGATTCATTTTGAATTTTTCAAGCATTTCGGGTGTACAGAGCCTGATGGTGGTCATATCAATATTCACCGACCTTTTAATCCGCCGTACGCCCGATTCATCCATACCCCGCCAGTTCTGGAATGAGTCGGAGATGAGCGTATACGTTGGAATCGTTGTAATCGTATTATCGAAGTTCCTGACTTTGATAGTGGTGAGTGCAATGTCCATCACTGTGCCATCAGCACCATATTTCGGCATGGTGATCCAGTCGCCCTTCCGCAGCATGTCATTGGCAGCCAATTGTATGCCTCCTACAAAACCCAGGATACTGTCCTTGAATATCAGCATCAGCACGGCCGACATGGCACCCATTCCGGCCAGCATTGTAAGAGGTGGTTTATTAATCAATAATGAAATCAGTATGATACCAATAATTGTATAAACGATGATCTTTACAATCTGTAAATACCCCTTGATAGGTCTTGACTTTGACATCTCATAGCGCTGGTAGATGATCTCCGAAGCTTTCAGAAATGAATTAATGATACCAGCGGCGATAAAAAGGCCGTATATCTTTACCACTATCAGGGCAACCCGTTCGATTGCCGGATATTCCTGCAATGCCAGCGGAATCAGGATAAATAATGTACAGGCAGGAACCAGATAGCTGAGCCTGTTAAAAAACTTATGCTCTACCAATACATCATCCCAGAGGGTTTTTGTCTTTCGGGCTATGGAATGAACAATGCGAAGGACAATGAGCCTGGTGATATGGTAGACTAAAAAGGCAAGGAGGATGATGGCTGCGATCTCTATCACTTTCCATAGAAAGATGATCAACTCACCGCTGAACCCAAAACGGTTCAGCCATTCTTTGATGATATATTCAACTTGCTGAAACATTGCAGTGAATTTGAAAATGTGTCGATGTGATAATGTGCAAATTTATAAACAATGAACAATGATCAGTGATCAATGATCAAAATTTAGCGATGTGACGATCTAGCGATGTAACGATGTAGCGATGTTATAAATAAAGGTCTTCAAGGAAATGCGTATACAGGATAACGAATATAATGAATAACTCCGCGCTTTAGCCCAAAACCTTTGTGATGATCCTAATATTACAGTAAATAATAAAATTTTACGGAACGATGACATTCAGCGACAACGGATCAATTTTAATGATGAGCTTTTTCTTCAGCTTAACATGTTCGCCGTC of the Bacteroidota bacterium genome contains:
- a CDS encoding ATP-binding protein; protein product: MQFPIIGITGPRQSGKTTMIRKTLGNSFKYVTFDDYRMIDFFTADPISFIHQYDRQVIFDEVQKVPELFNHLKIAVDENREETGRFVITGSSQFSFVKGITESLAGRIGLLSLLPFQFSEIPQGLRAEAVYSGSYPEVVRTGYQNAHDWYSSYLETFVLRDVKSLVNIGDLRDFRQFLTMLAARTSQLLNYSELSRSIGVSVSTIRRWISVLEAAYIIFLLPPWYRNLGKRIIKSPKVYFYDTGLVCLLTGVTTKELYHKGPMAGSIFENYIVAEIIKNLVHSHSSDQMFFYRTSHGEEIDLIIDRISGKQVIEIKKTATFRTQMVRNIEKILGPEDMGFLIYEGNNFPYNSNIQIMQYAQYLTE
- a CDS encoding mechanosensitive ion channel encodes the protein MFQQVEYIIKEWLNRFGFSGELIIFLWKVIEIAAIILLAFLVYHITRLIVLRIVHSIARKTKTLWDDVLVEHKFFNRLSYLVPACTLFILIPLALQEYPAIERVALIVVKIYGLFIAAGIINSFLKASEIIYQRYEMSKSRPIKGYLQIVKIIVYTIIGIILISLLINKPPLTMLAGMGAMSAVLMLIFKDSILGFVGGIQLAANDMLRKGDWITMPKYGADGTVMDIALTTIKVRNFDNTITTIPTYTLISDSFQNWRGMDESGVRRIKRSVNIDMTTIRLCTPEMLEKFKMNPLLKEYIESHQKEIDEQSIRDDGKHLQIMHQRSLTNLNIFMVYLKEYLKLDDDISKENTLVVRQLQPLNTGLPVEVYAFSKIQEWKDYEEIQGEIMNHVLAIIPYFGLKVFQNPTGADIALGFHPPKAD